One genomic window of Sporocytophaga myxococcoides DSM 11118 includes the following:
- a CDS encoding response regulator transcription factor, giving the protein MNASKKYRILIVDDEPSIVEILDYNLRKEGYLTKSACDGKDAINCIKSFAPDLILLDIMMPTIDGIETCRQIRAMEGTENTHIIFLTARSEEYSEVAAFEVGGNDFITKPIKPRALLSRISAIFRRGLIEEKSGNIVSFKDITINKESYTVLKNNEKVALTKKEFELLFFLCSHPNKVFNRDDLLKKIWGDDIFVVSRTIDVHIRKIREKIGENYINTIKGIGYKFESSE; this is encoded by the coding sequence ATGAACGCAAGCAAAAAATACAGGATACTTATAGTAGATGATGAACCATCCATTGTCGAAATATTGGATTACAACCTCAGGAAAGAAGGTTACCTGACCAAGTCTGCCTGTGATGGTAAAGATGCGATAAATTGTATCAAATCTTTTGCTCCAGATCTGATCTTATTGGATATAATGATGCCAACAATTGATGGCATTGAAACGTGCAGGCAAATCAGAGCCATGGAGGGTACAGAAAATACGCATATTATTTTTTTAACAGCCCGCTCGGAAGAGTATTCAGAAGTAGCAGCATTCGAGGTCGGTGGTAACGATTTTATTACAAAGCCTATTAAGCCTAGAGCTTTATTAAGCAGGATATCAGCAATTTTCAGAAGAGGATTAATAGAAGAAAAAAGCGGGAATATTGTTTCATTCAAAGACATAACAATCAATAAAGAAAGTTATACCGTTTTGAAGAACAATGAGAAGGTTGCACTAACTAAAAAGGAGTTTGAACTACTTTTCTTTTTGTGTTCTCATCCAAATAAAGTTTTTAACAGAGATGATCTGCTCAAGAAAATCTGGGGAGATGACATCTTTGTAGTTTCCAGAACTATAGATGTTCATATTAGAAAGATAAGAGAGAAGATTGGAGAAAACTACATTAATACAATCAAAGGAATCGGATATAAATTTGAAAGCAGTGAATAA
- a CDS encoding malectin domain-containing carbohydrate-binding protein, with the protein MDRNLLTKFFALIIGCFFGGYPSMAEIREISLNENPIVSEKYMLLKVDQGGTLDTSMTFCDEETVSIVGTNLPAFAKLTYNGGGNASVSLTPLMETGVFENVYIVASDSYGGNDTIFVTILVNKMLYRVNSGGPVVKDLPMEWATDMQDAPAPYLDANSANYTTGSNMWTGTNITGAPDLLFGDNRLNLLENKSLIMKFPVPQNGKYKVNLYFAQKVNGDVTGPDQQIFHVKVEDLMALENFDIYAEAGMNAIKKTCVVDVNDKTLNINFFRRKGNPQVNAIEIFQIEEDPVFVEESSIAADMVAIPNPTADKVQIRFKGYLNGIVTVAIYDERNRIIFRKNMALLCGKSIRLNLEELSLASGEYYVQVLTSNKKYFARVMLLR; encoded by the coding sequence ATGGATAGAAATCTTTTAACTAAATTTTTCGCCCTGATAATCGGCTGCTTTTTTGGTGGCTATCCTTCAATGGCTGAAATCAGAGAGATATCCCTAAACGAAAATCCAATTGTAAGTGAAAAGTATATGTTGTTGAAGGTCGATCAGGGAGGGACATTGGATACATCCATGACATTCTGTGATGAGGAGACTGTATCAATAGTGGGTACCAATTTGCCTGCGTTTGCTAAGCTTACTTACAATGGAGGAGGAAATGCATCAGTTTCTCTCACACCACTAATGGAAACCGGGGTATTCGAAAATGTATATATTGTTGCTTCAGATAGCTATGGTGGTAATGATACGATATTTGTTACGATCCTTGTGAATAAGATGCTTTACAGGGTTAATTCCGGAGGTCCTGTTGTCAAAGATCTTCCTATGGAATGGGCTACAGATATGCAGGATGCACCTGCTCCATATCTTGATGCCAACAGTGCAAATTATACTACTGGAAGTAATATGTGGACTGGAACTAACATCACAGGAGCTCCTGATTTGCTTTTCGGTGACAATAGACTAAACCTGCTTGAGAATAAATCTTTAATCATGAAATTCCCGGTTCCCCAAAACGGGAAATATAAAGTCAATCTGTATTTTGCTCAAAAGGTTAATGGTGATGTGACTGGTCCGGATCAGCAGATTTTTCATGTAAAAGTCGAGGATTTAATGGCCCTTGAAAATTTTGACATTTATGCAGAAGCAGGTATGAATGCTATAAAAAAGACTTGTGTAGTTGACGTGAACGACAAGACTTTAAACATTAATTTCTTTAGGAGAAAAGGAAATCCTCAGGTAAATGCTATTGAAATATTTCAAATTGAAGAAGATCCTGTATTCGTTGAAGAAAGCAGCATTGCTGCTGATATGGTTGCAATTCCAAATCCAACTGCAGATAAAGTTCAGATCAGATTTAAAGGATATTTGAATGGAATTGTTACTGTAGCTATATATGATGAAAGAAACAGGATCATTTTTCGAAAGAATATGGCTCTATTGTGCGGAAAGTCTATCAGGCTTAATCTTGAAGAATTAAGCCTTGCATCAGGAGAATATTATGTTCAGGTTTTGACTTCCAATAAGAAATATTTTGCAAGGGTTATGTTGTTGCGGTGA
- a CDS encoding DNA-3-methyladenine glycosylase I produces MKNRCGWTKDDPLMIAYHDEEWGVPVHDDQKHFEFLVLDAFQAGLSWKTVLYKREAFRKAFAGFDVKKVAKMTDAQLEKLLLDQSIIRNRLKIFGTVKNAKAFLDIQKEFGSFDKYIWSFVGDKTIVNNRKNISEVPATSKESDAMSKALKKRGFTFVGSTICYAYMQAAGLVNDHLEGCFRYKQVL; encoded by the coding sequence ATGAAAAACCGCTGTGGATGGACGAAAGATGATCCATTGATGATTGCATATCATGATGAAGAATGGGGAGTGCCTGTTCATGATGATCAGAAACATTTTGAGTTTTTGGTTCTGGATGCTTTTCAGGCAGGGTTGAGCTGGAAAACAGTCCTTTATAAACGCGAAGCATTCCGAAAAGCTTTTGCTGGATTTGATGTAAAGAAAGTTGCAAAAATGACTGATGCCCAACTTGAAAAGCTTTTATTAGATCAATCCATTATTCGTAACCGGCTCAAAATTTTTGGAACCGTTAAAAACGCCAAAGCCTTCCTTGATATACAAAAGGAGTTTGGCTCTTTTGATAAATATATCTGGAGTTTTGTCGGTGATAAAACAATAGTCAATAATCGAAAGAATATCAGCGAAGTCCCTGCTACAAGTAAAGAAAGCGATGCAATGAGTAAAGCATTAAAGAAGAGAGGTTTTACTTTTGTCGGGTCTACTATTTGTTATGCATACATGCAGGCAGCAGGGTTAGTAAATGATCATTTAGAGGGATGTTTCAGATATAAACAGGTTTTGTAA
- a CDS encoding glycosyltransferase, with product MMHALYYFLLFASSLITFFLLFPFLTVLFSLLVREKKFQKSSDQKDFGIIITAYKNLLITRPLIESILEQGYDKFHIYLIADDCSAEQVLTITENPKLKICKPHKKLGSKVRSLIFGMSQTVRNHDAMIVMDADNLMHPDFLTIANNYMGAGYTAIQGKRVAKNLDSTTACLDATGELYFNYTQKLVPYILNSSANIAGSGMVIETELFKKYLSSPRISENSEGLIIAEDKILQNFLVGNNIQIAFAKDALVYDEKISKSDQLVRQRSRWLRSYFENTKYSLQLVASGIERFSFNKFLFGTMTLSPPLFILVFSCAFLFIIDLLLFPQLSIMVFTGGFIFVLNFLWVLYLGNAPKAIWSNLYGIPSFIIYQILALFTMKKAGKDFLVTEQVKMVSIKELEVEREKKAVQQE from the coding sequence ATGATGCATGCTTTGTACTATTTCTTACTTTTCGCGAGTAGCCTCATTACATTCTTTCTGCTATTTCCATTTCTTACAGTTCTATTTTCGCTGTTAGTGAGAGAAAAAAAATTTCAGAAAAGCTCTGACCAAAAGGATTTCGGTATCATCATAACTGCCTATAAAAACTTACTAATTACACGTCCTCTTATAGAATCAATACTTGAACAAGGATATGACAAATTCCATATTTATCTCATTGCGGATGACTGTTCTGCAGAGCAAGTATTAACGATTACTGAAAACCCTAAACTAAAAATCTGCAAGCCACATAAAAAGCTAGGATCTAAAGTTCGTTCCCTTATTTTTGGAATGAGCCAAACAGTGAGGAATCACGATGCCATGATAGTAATGGATGCCGACAATCTTATGCACCCTGACTTTCTTACAATTGCTAATAACTACATGGGCGCTGGTTATACTGCTATTCAGGGAAAGAGGGTTGCTAAAAACCTGGACTCTACCACTGCCTGCCTGGATGCAACAGGCGAACTTTATTTTAACTATACCCAAAAGCTTGTACCGTACATATTAAACTCTTCTGCAAATATTGCGGGATCCGGAATGGTAATTGAAACAGAGCTGTTTAAAAAATACCTATCCTCCCCAAGAATTAGTGAAAATAGCGAAGGTCTCATTATCGCAGAAGATAAAATTCTTCAAAACTTCCTGGTAGGAAATAACATTCAAATAGCTTTTGCTAAGGATGCTCTTGTTTATGATGAAAAAATCTCCAAGTCAGATCAATTGGTAAGACAAAGATCCAGATGGCTAAGATCTTATTTTGAAAACACTAAATATTCACTACAATTGGTTGCCTCAGGAATAGAAAGATTCTCTTTCAATAAATTCCTTTTTGGTACTATGACCTTATCCCCACCACTGTTTATTCTGGTATTCTCCTGTGCATTTTTATTTATCATAGATCTTTTATTGTTTCCTCAACTTTCGATCATGGTCTTTACGGGAGGCTTTATATTTGTTTTAAATTTCCTATGGGTTCTCTATCTCGGCAATGCACCTAAAGCTATATGGTCAAATCTGTATGGAATACCTTCGTTTATAATCTATCAGATCCTGGCACTTTTCACTATGAAAAAAGCAGGCAAGGATTTTCTTGTGACGGAACAGGTAAAAATGGTTTCAATAAAAGAGCTTGAGGTAGAAAGAGAAAAAAAAGCAGTACAGCAGGAATAA
- a CDS encoding LysR family transcriptional regulator, giving the protein MIFDFRLKVFYTVSQKLSFTKAAQELFISQPAVTKHIKELEEQTGLALFKRHGNNITLTPAGQVLLKHAQQIFKVYAALENDLAQLQNSESGTIRIGASTTLAQYVLPKILALFKSAHPSIQLHFASGNSEFIEQQIISEQIDVAIVEGISHHPQIAYEAFVKDEIVLVAHAESKLGQRGELKPSQLTTLPLILREQGSGTLDVILKALDKDKITLKDLKIELQLESTEAIKHYLLYSESAAFISIHAIGNELKNKELVILEVKGLDIYRTFQFIQLHGKTSRLTDLFKRFCNSHYNF; this is encoded by the coding sequence ATGATTTTTGATTTTAGACTTAAAGTATTTTATACAGTTTCTCAAAAACTAAGCTTTACTAAAGCCGCTCAGGAGCTTTTCATTTCCCAGCCTGCCGTCACTAAACATATTAAAGAGCTGGAAGAACAAACCGGCCTGGCACTTTTTAAAAGGCATGGTAATAATATTACCCTAACACCAGCAGGGCAGGTTTTATTAAAACATGCCCAACAAATTTTCAAGGTTTATGCAGCACTTGAAAATGATCTAGCCCAGTTGCAAAATTCCGAAAGCGGAACAATCAGAATTGGGGCCAGTACAACTTTGGCACAATATGTTTTACCTAAAATATTAGCGCTCTTCAAGTCAGCTCATCCTTCTATTCAACTTCATTTTGCAAGTGGTAATAGTGAGTTTATAGAACAACAGATCATCTCAGAACAGATTGACGTTGCTATTGTTGAAGGCATATCTCATCACCCCCAAATCGCCTATGAAGCTTTTGTTAAAGACGAAATTGTTCTGGTAGCTCATGCAGAAAGCAAATTAGGACAGCGAGGAGAATTAAAGCCATCTCAATTAACAACGTTGCCTCTAATACTCAGAGAGCAAGGTTCAGGAACCCTAGACGTTATTTTAAAAGCTCTGGATAAAGACAAAATCACTTTGAAAGATCTTAAAATAGAACTTCAGCTTGAAAGTACAGAAGCGATTAAACATTACCTGTTATACTCTGAATCCGCAGCTTTTATTTCAATTCATGCTATCGGCAATGAGCTCAAAAACAAAGAGCTCGTTATTCTGGAAGTTAAAGGGCTGGACATTTACAGGACTTTTCAATTTATTCAACTCCATGGGAAAACTTCCAGACTTACAGACCTTTTTAAAAGATTTTGCAATAGTCATTATAACTTTTAG
- a CDS encoding 4Fe-4S dicluster domain-containing protein, with product MAILITDECINCGACEPECPNTAIYENGAEWSYSKGTSLTEIELEDGSHIDASLMNEPVSNDFFYIVPNKCTECAGFHEEPQCAAVCPVDCCVPDPDFQETQEILLAKKSWLHNEN from the coding sequence ATGGCAATTTTAATTACCGACGAATGTATCAACTGCGGAGCTTGCGAGCCCGAATGCCCTAATACCGCGATTTACGAGAATGGTGCGGAATGGAGCTATTCAAAAGGTACAAGCCTTACTGAAATTGAACTTGAAGATGGGTCTCATATCGACGCAAGTTTAATGAATGAACCTGTTTCAAATGACTTCTTCTATATAGTTCCTAATAAATGTACAGAATGTGCCGGATTTCATGAAGAGCCACAATGTGCGGCGGTTTGCCCTGTAGACTGCTGCGTTCCTGATCCTGATTTTCAGGAAACACAGGAAATTTTACTTGCTAAAAAATCCTGGCTTCACAACGAAAATTAA
- a CDS encoding aldo/keto reductase encodes MDIIDFGSTSLKVSRIGLGLAALGRPGYINLGHGKDLNFDYDHNAMQSQTLRMLNFAYKLGIRYFDVARSYGRGEEFLSHWIKANNEKKDFIVGSKWGYTYTADWKVDAAKHEVKEHTFNVLNRQYPESTKLLGDYLSIYHIHSATLDSGVLDNKEVLDKLWQLKESGIIVGLSLSGIGQSETLDKALNIQNGGDRLFQSVQVTWNLLEQSATDVLMKASSYGCGIIVKEALANGRLTSRNKDLSFVGKREILNELAIKYNCGVDAISLAYVLNQKWANVALSGASTEEQLKSNVESLQILFDEGDLAILESLKEKPEAYWSSRAQLLWN; translated from the coding sequence ATGGACATAATAGATTTTGGCTCGACTAGCTTAAAGGTATCTCGCATAGGTCTTGGCCTTGCTGCATTGGGAAGGCCTGGTTATATAAATCTTGGTCACGGCAAAGACCTTAATTTTGACTATGACCATAATGCGATGCAATCACAGACATTAAGAATGCTGAACTTTGCTTATAAACTTGGAATCAGGTATTTCGATGTAGCAAGAAGTTATGGAAGAGGAGAGGAGTTTTTATCACACTGGATAAAAGCAAATAATGAGAAAAAGGATTTTATAGTTGGCTCCAAATGGGGGTATACCTATACTGCCGATTGGAAAGTTGATGCTGCTAAACATGAAGTAAAGGAACATACTTTCAATGTTCTGAATCGCCAATATCCTGAATCTACAAAGCTTTTGGGAGATTATCTCTCTATTTATCATATTCATTCAGCGACATTGGACAGTGGTGTGCTTGACAATAAGGAAGTTCTTGACAAATTGTGGCAGTTAAAGGAATCAGGGATAATAGTCGGACTTTCACTCAGCGGTATTGGTCAAAGTGAAACCCTTGATAAAGCACTGAACATTCAGAATGGCGGAGACAGACTTTTTCAATCAGTCCAGGTAACGTGGAACTTGTTGGAGCAGTCGGCAACAGATGTTTTAATGAAAGCTTCATCATATGGCTGCGGCATTATTGTAAAGGAAGCTTTGGCTAATGGAAGACTAACAAGTAGAAATAAGGATTTATCTTTTGTAGGTAAAAGGGAAATATTGAATGAGCTGGCCATTAAATATAATTGTGGAGTAGATGCTATATCATTGGCTTATGTATTGAATCAGAAATGGGCTAATGTAGCACTTAGTGGAGCTTCTACAGAAGAACAATTAAAATCTAATGTTGAATCATTGCAAATTTTGTTTGATGAGGGGGATTTGGCAATTTTGGAAAGTCTCAAAGAAAAGCCCGAAGCATATTGGTCTTCCAGGGCACAACTTCTATGGAATTAA
- a CDS encoding Crp/Fnr family transcriptional regulator, with protein sequence MRGNPNNNDSLKNFRNFLSLVASAPEEETDFFLELLKPIRLNKGDYFISQGQIPRKFAFVHEGLFRYLYVDKTGKEFTKNFITEGKFIVSYSAMIAQKPSILYIEALEDSTILEIDYAQWLEVKKRHECWSVLLIAMLEHAFVIKEKRERDLLLLDAKERYMDFLNEFPSLENRVRQHMIASYLGISPISLSRIRKNENH encoded by the coding sequence ATGAGAGGTAATCCAAACAATAATGATTCACTTAAAAACTTCAGAAACTTTCTAAGTCTTGTTGCATCGGCACCTGAAGAAGAAACAGATTTTTTTTTAGAGCTTCTTAAACCCATCAGATTAAATAAAGGTGACTATTTCATATCACAAGGACAGATACCAAGAAAGTTTGCATTCGTGCATGAAGGACTTTTCAGATATCTTTATGTAGATAAAACAGGAAAAGAATTCACTAAGAACTTTATAACAGAAGGAAAATTCATTGTTTCCTATTCTGCTATGATTGCTCAAAAGCCCTCCATATTGTATATAGAAGCACTTGAAGACAGTACCATCCTTGAAATTGACTATGCACAATGGCTTGAGGTAAAAAAGAGGCACGAATGCTGGAGTGTCCTATTGATTGCAATGCTGGAACATGCTTTTGTCATTAAAGAAAAAAGAGAAAGAGATCTGCTTTTACTTGATGCCAAAGAAAGATATATGGACTTTTTGAATGAATTTCCATCGCTTGAGAACCGCGTCAGACAGCACATGATTGCTTCTTACCTGGGGATATCTCCAATATCCTTAAGTAGAATAAGAAAAAATGAAAATCATTAA
- a CDS encoding SDR family oxidoreductase, with the protein MQKGDIVLITGGSSGVGLQLAKELTQKGCKVLICGRSIEKLLKAQKEIPELDIFQCDLSKIKDCNELCNQVIAKYPDLNILINNAAIVNKIDFRTDEFALPKAVEEFNINIMAPIRLIKALLPVIEKNKRPRIINISTGLIYAPREIYPFYNATKAALHSFTQVLRMQLNKSSPVKIIEVLLPVVDTPWHNGNPPKMAIPVDKAVSEMLSKLEKGQTEIRVGKVELLHWLSRIAPQFAIRMLNNATRHKQ; encoded by the coding sequence ATGCAAAAAGGAGATATCGTATTAATTACTGGCGGTAGTTCCGGTGTGGGACTTCAACTGGCAAAAGAACTTACTCAGAAAGGATGCAAAGTTTTGATTTGCGGCCGTTCAATTGAAAAGCTTCTGAAGGCACAAAAGGAAATTCCGGAACTGGATATTTTTCAATGTGATCTTTCTAAAATAAAAGACTGCAATGAACTATGTAATCAGGTTATTGCAAAATATCCTGACCTTAATATCTTGATCAACAATGCAGCTATAGTGAATAAAATAGACTTTCGGACAGACGAATTTGCTTTACCCAAAGCTGTTGAGGAATTTAACATTAACATTATGGCGCCTATAAGACTGATCAAAGCGCTGCTTCCTGTAATCGAGAAAAATAAACGTCCTCGAATCATTAATATTTCTACAGGATTGATTTATGCTCCAAGAGAAATATATCCGTTTTACAATGCCACAAAGGCTGCCTTACACTCCTTCACCCAGGTTTTAAGAATGCAATTAAACAAATCTTCTCCTGTTAAGATTATAGAAGTTCTTTTGCCCGTGGTAGACACACCATGGCATAATGGAAATCCACCCAAAATGGCTATACCCGTTGACAAGGCAGTTTCTGAAATGTTATCTAAACTCGAAAAGGGACAAACCGAAATAAGAGTAGGTAAAGTAGAGCTGCTGCACTGGCTTTCCAGAATTGCTCCACAATTTGCAATCAGGATGCTTAACAATGCTACCAGACACAAACAATAA
- a CDS encoding M20 metallopeptidase family protein, whose product MSLVPRIKELAAKFAGDTVNDRRYLHANPELSFEEFNTCRYVADKLRSFGIETQEGVADTGVVGLIKGRNPDKKIIALRADMDALPIIEANDVPYKSKNEGVMHACGHDVHTSSLLGSARILQEVRDSFEGTIKLVFQPGEEKIPGGASLMIKAGVLQNPAPVNIIGQHVMPAIPAGKVGFRSGMYMASADEIYVTVKGKGGHAAMPDKNIDPILIASHIIIALQQIVSRNCDPKLPCVLSFGKFIANGATNVVPNEVKIEGTFRTLDEKWRKDAHAKMKKMAECIAEGMGGECEFTVLNGYPYLRNEPELTGRLKSFATDFLGEENVVDLDLWMASEDFAYYTQQIDACFYRLGVRNEAKGIISGVHTPTFDIEESALETGSGLMAWLAVNELGS is encoded by the coding sequence ATGAGTCTTGTTCCAAGAATAAAAGAGCTGGCTGCAAAGTTTGCAGGGGATACTGTAAATGACAGAAGATATTTGCATGCCAACCCTGAATTGTCTTTTGAGGAATTCAATACATGCAGGTATGTAGCTGATAAGCTCAGAAGTTTTGGAATTGAAACTCAGGAAGGCGTTGCAGATACAGGAGTTGTCGGACTTATAAAAGGAAGAAATCCAGATAAGAAAATTATCGCTCTGAGAGCTGATATGGATGCGCTTCCAATTATTGAGGCAAACGATGTTCCTTATAAATCAAAGAATGAAGGTGTGATGCATGCCTGTGGTCATGATGTACATACTTCCTCTTTGCTTGGCTCTGCAAGGATATTACAAGAAGTTAGGGATTCATTTGAAGGCACTATAAAATTGGTTTTTCAACCTGGTGAAGAAAAAATACCTGGTGGAGCTTCTTTAATGATCAAAGCTGGAGTATTGCAAAATCCTGCTCCTGTGAATATTATTGGTCAGCACGTAATGCCCGCTATTCCGGCAGGAAAAGTTGGCTTCCGTTCTGGTATGTACATGGCAAGCGCAGACGAAATTTATGTTACCGTAAAAGGTAAAGGTGGTCATGCTGCTATGCCGGATAAAAACATCGACCCCATCCTTATTGCTTCTCACATAATCATTGCATTGCAGCAAATTGTAAGTAGAAATTGTGATCCTAAGCTGCCTTGTGTTCTTTCCTTTGGAAAATTCATTGCAAATGGCGCAACCAATGTTGTTCCTAATGAAGTGAAGATCGAGGGTACTTTCAGAACATTGGATGAGAAATGGAGAAAAGATGCTCATGCCAAAATGAAGAAAATGGCTGAATGTATCGCAGAAGGAATGGGCGGAGAATGTGAGTTTACCGTGCTTAATGGCTATCCTTATTTAAGAAACGAGCCAGAGTTGACAGGCAGACTTAAATCCTTTGCTACAGATTTTCTTGGCGAAGAGAACGTGGTTGACCTTGATTTATGGATGGCATCTGAAGATTTTGCCTACTATACTCAGCAGATAGATGCATGTTTCTACAGGCTAGGAGTTAGGAATGAGGCTAAAGGTATAATTTCCGGAGTGCATACTCCTACTTTTGATATTGAAGAGTCCGCTCTGGAAACCGGATCAGGACTGATGGCATGGCTTGCTGTCAATGAGCTTGGTTCATAA